The Knoellia sp. S7-12 region CAGCCATGCGCTCCCGGACACCGACCGGGACCGTCTCCACACCGACCTGCTCCAGTTCATCAACTCCTGACGAAAGAGAAGACTCATGAACCAGAACGAACGCCCCGACACCGTTGTCCTCGTCCACGGACTCTGGATGACCCCCCGCAGCTGGGAGGATTGGGCCGCGTACTACCGCGCGAAGGGCCTCACCGTCCTCACACCCTCCTACCCGGGCTTCGAGATCGAGGTCGAAGCTCTTCGGGAGAATCCCCAGATCATCGCCGACCTGACCGTTCCGGAGACCCTCGACCACCTCGCAGCTGTGATCGAGAGCGTAGAGGTCCCCCCGATCATCATGGGCCACTCCTTCGGCGGCACGCTGACGCAGCTGCTCCTCGCCCGCGGCCTCGGCTCGGCTGGTGTTGTCATCGATTCCGCCCCCACCGAGGGCGTGCGCGTCAACCCGCTCTCGCAGGCCAAGTCGTTGTTTCCGGCGCTGAAGAACCCGGCCAACCGTCACAAGGCGGTTGGGTTCACCCCGGAGGAGTTTCACTACGCCTTCACCAACACCCTCACCGAGGAAGAGTCCAGGGCCGTGTGGGACCGCTACGCCATTGCGGCACCAGGGCATTGGGTTTGGGAGTACGGACTGTTCGCCAACTTCAAACCCGGTCGTCAGGAGACCTGGGTCGACTACTCCGCCGATCGGGCGCCGCTGCTGTTCATCGGTGGCGAGAAGGACCACATCATGCCTCCCTCGGTCAACAAGTCCAACGCCAAGCACTACGCCAAGTCACCGGCGCTCACCGAGTACTACGAGTTCGCGGGGCGCGACCACTGGACCTGCGGTGCCCCGGGCTGGGAGGCCGTCGCCGACCACGCCCTCGACTGGGCCCTCCAGAAGGCGGGCACCGTCGGCGAGACGGCGTCGGCCTCTGGCTCTTGAGGGCGGGTCAGGGGCAGGGTTCAGGTTCGGCGAGGCGGGCTCGGCGGTTGGTCTGGCCTTGGCGCAGCGAGTCGATCGTCAACAGCAGCAGGGCGATCCACACGATCCCGAAGCCGACCCACAGCGCGCCGGTCACGTGCTCACCAAGCAGCACGACACCGATGAGCAGCTGCAGCATCGGGGTGAGGAACTGGATCAGCCCGATCGTCACCAGCGGGATCCGCCGAGCAGCGGCTGCGAAGAAGAGCAACGGGATCGCCGTGACCACTCCAGCAGCGACCAACAGGGACGTGTGGGCCGCACCCTCCTCCCCGAAGGTCGTGGACCCCTTTGAGGCAAGCCACACGAGCACGCCAACAGCCACCGGGGCCAGCACCAGCGTCTCGACCGTCAGCGAGTGCATCGCATCCAGCGACGCGCCGACCTTCTTCTTGACCAACCCGTAGAAGGCGAACGAGAACGCGAGCGACACGGCGATCCACGGGAACTCGCCACCCGCCACAGTGAGGTAGACCGCGGCGATCGCCCCGACACTCACCGCCGCCCACTGCATCGGCCGCAGCCGCTCGCGCAGCACGAAGACGCCCAGCCCCACGGTGACGATGGGGTTGAGGAAGTAACCGAGGGCAGCGGCATACGTCCGACCGGTGATGACGGCAAGGACATAGACGACCCAGTTGACGGCGATGAGCAGGGCGGCGAGCGACAGCCCGCCGAGCAGCTTCGGTCGCCGCACCACCGTCGACACCCACGCGAAGTCCCTTCGGACTACGAGCACGACGACGCAGAACAGCATCGTCCACAGGATCCGGTGCGCGAGGATCTCGAAAGCACCCGAGGGTTCGAGCGCGTGGAAGTACAGGGGGAAGAGTCCCCAGATGCCGTAGGCGAGAAATGCGAAGATCGTCCCGCGCTTCAGTTCCCCGGCATCACCCGCGAGGGGCGGACTCATCCCTGGGTCACACGAGCACTCACGCGACGGTCCACGTGTCGCGACCGCGGAGCAGGGAGCCCAAGTCGTCGTCGGTCGCCGGGCCACCCGCCGTGTCGATCGCGGCCTCCACCTGTGCGCGCACACCGTCGTCATAGGTCGGACGCGACACCGACCGGAAGATGCCCATCGGCACGTGCGTCATCTCGGGGGAGTCGAGCCGCGACAGTGCGAATGCCTGGCTCGGGTCCTCAGCGCCCGCGTCGTGCACGACCACGTCGGCGCCGACAGCGTCAGCGGCAGACACGAACTCAAGGCGACCACCCGGCATACGCACCAACGTTTTTCGGTCGTCCTCGGGACCCACGCCCACCGGCTCGCCGTCGAGGAGGTGCACGAGACGCGCCTCCTGCTGGGTGCGGTCCTTGATGAGGTCGAACGCGCCGTCGTTGAAGATCGGGCAGTTCTGATAGATCTCGACGAGCGAGGTGCCACGGTGCTCCGCAGCCGCCCGCAGGATCCCGGTGAGGTGCTTGCGGTCGGTGTCGGTCGTGCGCGCCACGAAGGTCGCCTCCGCACCGAGCGCCAACGACACCGGGTTGAAGGGCTGGTCGACCGACCCGAGCGGGGAGGACTTCGTCACCTGGCCGACGCGCGACGTGGGGGAGTACTGGCCCTTGGTCAGCCCATAGATCTCGTTGTTGAACAACAGGATCGTCATGTTGACGTTGCGGCGCAACGCGTGGATGAGGTGGTTGCCACCGATCGACAGCGCGTCGCCGTCGCCCGTCACGACCCACACGTTCTGGTCCGGCCGCGACGTCGCGAGCCCGGTGGCGATCGACGGCGCGCGACCGTGGATCGAGTGCATGCCATAGGTGTCGAGGTAGTAGGGGAAGCGCGAGCTGCACCCGATGCCGGAGACGAACGTGATGTTCTCGCGCTTGAGCCCGAGCTCGGGCAGGAACGACTGGACCGCCGCCAGGATCGCGTAGTCACCGCAACCCGGGCACCAGCGCACCTCCTGGTCGGACGTGAACTCGCGCTTGGTCTGCTTCGGTGAATCAACAGCAAGCAGGGGTATGCCGGTCAGCCCGCTCGGGCGTGAGGCTGCATGATTCGTGGTGGTCACTTGACCTCCTCCAGGTGGGTGAGGATGACGTCGGCGAGGTCCACCGTGGAGAACGGCAGGCCGCGCACTGACGTGTGGGGGCGGACGTCGACGAGGAACTCGGCCCGCAACAGCATCGACAGCTGGCCGAGGTTCATCTCGGGGACGACGACGCGGTCGTAGGACCGGAGCACCTCGCCAAGGTTGGCGGGGAACGGGTTGAGGTTGCGCAGGTGTGCCGACGCGACCGAGTGTCCGGCGTTGCGAACAGCCCTGACAGCAGCGGCGATCGGGCCCTGGGTCGAGCCCCAACCGAGAACGAGCAGTCGGGCATCATCCGAAGGATCCTCGACGACGACATCGGGGATGCCCGCGATGCCGGCGATCTTGGCGGCGCGCAGGCGGGTCATCTTGTCGTGGTTGTCGGGGTCATAGGAGATGTTGCCGGTGATGTCGGCCTTCTCGATGCCGCCGATGCGGTGCTCGAGACCGGGCGTGCCGGGGACGGCCCACGGGCGGGCGAGGGTCTCGGGGTCGCGCAGGAACGGGTGGAAGACCGGCTCGCCCTTGTCGTCGATGCCGTTGGGCGCGGACGCGAACTCGACCTGGAGGTCGGGCAGGTCAGCAACCTCCGGGACGGACCACGGCTCGGAGCCGTTGGCGAGGTAGCCGTCACTGAGCAGGAAGACAGGCGTTCGGTATGCCGTGGCGATCCGGACTGCTTCGAAGGCTGCGTCGAAGCAGTCGGCCGGGGTTGACGGCGCGATGATCGGGACCGGCGACTCACCGTTGCGGCCGAACATCGCCTGGAGCAGGTCGGACTGCTCGGTCTTGGTCGGCAGGCCGGTCGAGGGTCCGCCTCGCTGGACGTCGACGATGATCAGCGGCAGCTCGAGCGAGACGGCGAGGCCGATCATCTCCGACTTCAGCGCGACGCCCGGACCAGAGGTCGTCGTCACGCCGATCGCCCCACCGAAGCTCGCACCGAGCGCGATGCCGATGCCGGCGATCTCGTCCTCTGCCTGCATGGTCGTGACGTTGTGGCGTTTGAGCGACGACAGGGCGTGCAGGATGTCGGAGGCCGGAGTGATCGGGTAGGAGCCCAGCACGAGCGGCAGCTTCGCCTGGTGTGCCGCGGCGACGAGGCCGTGCGCGAGTGCGGTGTTGCCGGTGATGTTGCGGTAGGTGCCCGGGGGCATCACGGCCGGTGCGATGACATAGCTCGACGCGAAGTCCTCGGTCGTCTCGCCGTAGTTCCAGCCAGCCTTGAGCGCGGTGAGGTTGGCCTCGAGGATCTCGGGGTGCGCACCGAACTTCTTCTTGAGGAACGCTTCGGTGCCGGTCGTGGGGCGGGTGTACATCCACGAGAGGAGGCCGAGCGCGAACATGTTCTTGGCGCGCTCCTTCTCCTTGCGCGTCAGACCCTCGAACTTCGCGAGCGCGTCCACGGTGATGCTCGTGAGCGGCACGGCGTGGACGTGGAATGACTCGAGCGAGCCGTCGTCCATCGGGTTCTCGGCGTAGCCGACCTTGGCCAGCGCGCGCTTGGAGAACTCGTCGGTGTTGATGATGATCGTCGCGCCACGCGGCACGTCGCCGAGGTTGGCCATCAGCGCAGCCGGGTTCATGGCGACGAGGACGTCAGGGGCATCGCCGGGGGTGAGGACCTCGTGGTCCGCGAAGTGGAGCTGGAAGCTCGACACCCCGGGCAGCGTCCCCTGGGGTGCGCGGATCTCGGCAGGGAAGTTGGGCAGCGTCGAGAGGTCGTTGCCCATCGCGGCCGTCTCGGAGGTGAATCGGTCTCCGGTGAGCTGCATACCGTCGCCGGAGTCGCCAGCGAAACGGATGACCACACGATCGAGCTTTTGAACGGTCTTGCTGGACATGAACACCTGACTCGAGAGCTGTCAGCCGGGGCTCTTTTCTCGTGACCCGACGGGTACCCCCATCGTACGACCGAGGTAAGGCAAGGCTATGGAGGTGTCCAACAAGGATCACATCCCTCCCGCCAAGGGGGAGTTCTCCCCATGGCGAAGAAAGCACACCCCTGCAAGCATGGGGAACCAACGGGGAGGAGCGCTCATGACGTACGACGTCCAGATCAAGGACCTGCGGGACTCGGCCAAGGCCGCGCGTTCGGCCGCGGGACAGATCGCAAAGGTCACGCCGGGGGAGGCCTTGACCGGGGCGAAGGCGGCCATGCCCGGGGCCTCGAGTGTGGCCGCGATGCAACGAGTGGGCACCGACTGGACCACCGAACTGACCGACTGGGCCAAAGCGGCGAGGGCCTACGGTCGGACGTTGGACACCAACGCGACGCAGTACGAACTCGATGACGACGCCTCGCGGGCGGCCTTTGGTCCGATCGGGAAGCCGCAGCGCTGACATGGGGGCGCTCACGTGGGGGGATATCAAGAAGTGGAGACCTGGCCCGCTGGACACCGCTGAAACCAATCTCCGAATCGCTCGGAGGTCGATGCTCGATCTCGCCGACGAGCTCGAGGTCATGGGCCTGCCGGCGCGCTGGCGCGGGACCGCCTCCGAGACCTCGCGGGGCAAGCTCAAGACCGTCACTTCGGACCTCAAGGACATCGTTGCGGAGGTCTCCACGGCATACACCGCCGTCTGTGACGCGGCTGACGCGGTGCGCGGGGTGGAACAGGCAGTGGACGCTGCCACATCGTTCGCGTCGGCGAACCAGCTCCTCATCTCCGATGCGGGTGTGGTCAGCGATGACGGTCCGGCCATCGACACCGGGAACGAGCACGACAACAAGGTGCTCGTTGACGAGCGCAACGGGCTGATCACCGAGTGTGTCGACCTCATCGAGCAGGCTCTGCGCAAGGCCGACGACGTCGATGTGGACCTCAACGCCGTCCTCGTCGCGATCGACAAGAACGAGATCCGAGCCGGGGCCGGGGGACTTGCCCAGGCTTCGAAACTGGGCGAGGTCGAAGGCGACCTTGGCGTGATGGAACCACCCGAGGGCGGGACTCCCAGCGACAACGCGGCGTGGTGGGCCACGATGTCCCCGGACGAGCGCAAGGAGATCATCGCCAAGTTCCCCGAGTGGATCGGCAACCGCGACGGCGTCGACTTCACCTCGCGCGACCTGGCCAACCGCAACATCCTCGACTCACGTCGGGACTGGGTGCAGGACCGGCTGGACGACCCCGACCTCACGCCAGCGCAGCGCAAGGACCTCGAGGAGGAGCAGGCGTCGATCGAACAGATCGACGAGATGCTGGGCCGCAAGGGGGTGCACCAGCTCGCTGGCCTCGACTTCAGCAAGGAGCGGACCGAGGCGATCGTCGTCAACGGCAACCTCGACACTGCCGACCAGGTCGCCGTGTTCACGCCGGGGATGACGTCCAACGTTCCCGGAATGGGTGGCTATGACACCGACATGGCCCAGCT contains the following coding sequences:
- a CDS encoding 2-oxoacid:ferredoxin oxidoreductase subunit beta, giving the protein MTGIPLLAVDSPKQTKREFTSDQEVRWCPGCGDYAILAAVQSFLPELGLKRENITFVSGIGCSSRFPYYLDTYGMHSIHGRAPSIATGLATSRPDQNVWVVTGDGDALSIGGNHLIHALRRNVNMTILLFNNEIYGLTKGQYSPTSRVGQVTKSSPLGSVDQPFNPVSLALGAEATFVARTTDTDRKHLTGILRAAAEHRGTSLVEIYQNCPIFNDGAFDLIKDRTQQEARLVHLLDGEPVGVGPEDDRKTLVRMPGGRLEFVSAADAVGADVVVHDAGAEDPSQAFALSRLDSPEMTHVPMGIFRSVSRPTYDDGVRAQVEAAIDTAGGPATDDDLGSLLRGRDTWTVA
- a CDS encoding alpha/beta hydrolase, with the protein product MLDLADELEVMGLPARWRGTASETSRGKLKTVTSDLKDIVAEVSTAYTAVCDAADAVRGVEQAVDAATSFASANQLLISDAGVVSDDGPAIDTGNEHDNKVLVDERNGLITECVDLIEQALRKADDVDVDLNAVLVAIDKNEIRAGAGGLAQASKLGEVEGDLGVMEPPEGGTPSDNAAWWATMSPDERKEIIAKFPEWIGNRDGVDFTSRDLANRNILDSRRDWVQDRLDDPDLTPAQRKDLEEEQASIEQIDEMLGRKGVHQLAGLDFSKERTEAIVVNGNLDTADQVAVFTPGMTSNVPGMGGYDTDMAQLKRRMEAILLAEGDVSADGSPKTVATVTWMGYQAPQALPDISVASRDAAETGGASLADFYRGINTSRMGDPDITALGHSYGSTTTGIALQESNTGVDRTVLFGSPGAGTMDIDDYQTKTGTTYYAETKNDLVGDVGRFGGDLTYLDGVKHLETDAETTPDGRPLARSSGHSEYLDDGTTSQHSMAAVASGHPEQAIEGHDPNKQDLWGQVKTDGYETAVEVRDKSVEIAGDVKDGAVETYEQGRDFAVDTYEDGKKVVVDTYNTSRDAVVDTYEDGKDVVVDTYEDGKDLAEDIGEGTKDVVGEGYKKLTGWIP
- the rarD gene encoding EamA family transporter RarD is translated as MSPPLAGDAGELKRGTIFAFLAYGIWGLFPLYFHALEPSGAFEILAHRILWTMLFCVVVLVVRRDFAWVSTVVRRPKLLGGLSLAALLIAVNWVVYVLAVITGRTYAAALGYFLNPIVTVGLGVFVLRERLRPMQWAAVSVGAIAAVYLTVAGGEFPWIAVSLAFSFAFYGLVKKKVGASLDAMHSLTVETLVLAPVAVGVLVWLASKGSTTFGEEGAAHTSLLVAAGVVTAIPLLFFAAAARRIPLVTIGLIQFLTPMLQLLIGVVLLGEHVTGALWVGFGIVWIALLLLTIDSLRQGQTNRRARLAEPEPCP
- a CDS encoding 2-oxoacid:acceptor oxidoreductase subunit alpha gives rise to the protein MSSKTVQKLDRVVIRFAGDSGDGMQLTGDRFTSETAAMGNDLSTLPNFPAEIRAPQGTLPGVSSFQLHFADHEVLTPGDAPDVLVAMNPAALMANLGDVPRGATIIINTDEFSKRALAKVGYAENPMDDGSLESFHVHAVPLTSITVDALAKFEGLTRKEKERAKNMFALGLLSWMYTRPTTGTEAFLKKKFGAHPEILEANLTALKAGWNYGETTEDFASSYVIAPAVMPPGTYRNITGNTALAHGLVAAAHQAKLPLVLGSYPITPASDILHALSSLKRHNVTTMQAEDEIAGIGIALGASFGGAIGVTTTSGPGVALKSEMIGLAVSLELPLIIVDVQRGGPSTGLPTKTEQSDLLQAMFGRNGESPVPIIAPSTPADCFDAAFEAVRIATAYRTPVFLLSDGYLANGSEPWSVPEVADLPDLQVEFASAPNGIDDKGEPVFHPFLRDPETLARPWAVPGTPGLEHRIGGIEKADITGNISYDPDNHDKMTRLRAAKIAGIAGIPDVVVEDPSDDARLLVLGWGSTQGPIAAAVRAVRNAGHSVASAHLRNLNPFPANLGEVLRSYDRVVVPEMNLGQLSMLLRAEFLVDVRPHTSVRGLPFSTVDLADVILTHLEEVK
- a CDS encoding alpha/beta hydrolase, which codes for MNQNERPDTVVLVHGLWMTPRSWEDWAAYYRAKGLTVLTPSYPGFEIEVEALRENPQIIADLTVPETLDHLAAVIESVEVPPIIMGHSFGGTLTQLLLARGLGSAGVVIDSAPTEGVRVNPLSQAKSLFPALKNPANRHKAVGFTPEEFHYAFTNTLTEEESRAVWDRYAIAAPGHWVWEYGLFANFKPGRQETWVDYSADRAPLLFIGGEKDHIMPPSVNKSNAKHYAKSPALTEYYEFAGRDHWTCGAPGWEAVADHALDWALQKAGTVGETASASGS